A genomic window from Candidatus Bathyarchaeota archaeon includes:
- a CDS encoding CPBP family intramembrane metalloprotease, whose translation MFRIYTGVVHMFYDALKTFGKLFLIVTVVFTVAFYALSLVLGPALFFFTSEGLNFSMIYKESLPGWILILPVTVPIGLELGTIFLGVSIVITLSFITAWKLNKNFHQTIKNSVIQPTKNLFQNSLFGMTLVNSMTLIAVLFISRIQESSGIPTGTTPIVGEPFLDLLDLSYSAVVEEIGFRLIPIGGLLVILLLLTKKTDSPFSFKQNIKLFFLSFLFPDKAKRLTGNKTVAEHGILAGISLPEWGMIVFTTVIFGLAHYNPGVSWEIGKISSATLSGFVLAITYLVYGIHAPLLMHWFFNSYNEAYYLLADLYPSAMPLANSVVLFSLTLGTLGWILLIALGYLKLVRKNRENKTMQPDFNYSDSASIS comes from the coding sequence GTGTTTAGAATATACACTGGAGTAGTTCACATGTTTTATGATGCCTTGAAGACTTTTGGAAAACTGTTCCTCATTGTTACTGTAGTTTTCACCGTAGCCTTTTACGCCCTTTCTTTAGTACTAGGACCCGCCCTGTTCTTTTTCACATCTGAAGGATTAAACTTCAGCATGATTTACAAAGAATCTCTACCTGGATGGATTCTTATTCTGCCTGTTACTGTTCCTATTGGTCTTGAATTAGGCACAATTTTTCTTGGAGTCAGCATTGTAATTACCTTAAGTTTTATCACTGCTTGGAAACTCAACAAAAATTTTCATCAAACAATCAAAAACAGTGTTATTCAACCAACAAAAAATCTGTTTCAAAACAGCCTTTTTGGCATGACCCTCGTAAACAGCATGACCTTAATTGCAGTCCTGTTCATTAGCAGAATTCAAGAATCAAGCGGAATCCCAACTGGAACAACACCCATAGTGGGTGAGCCTTTTTTGGATTTATTGGACTTGTCCTATTCTGCTGTAGTTGAAGAAATCGGTTTTCGGTTAATTCCAATTGGAGGTTTATTGGTCATTCTTTTGTTGCTAACGAAAAAAACAGATTCACCGTTTTCATTTAAACAAAACATTAAGCTGTTTTTCTTGTCTTTTTTGTTTCCCGACAAAGCAAAAAGATTAACTGGCAACAAAACAGTTGCTGAACACGGAATTCTTGCCGGAATCAGCCTACCCGAATGGGGCATGATTGTTTTCACAACAGTAATTTTTGGTTTAGCCCATTACAACCCTGGAGTCAGCTGGGAAATTGGAAAAATCAGTTCTGCAACCTTGTCGGGTTTTGTTTTGGCAATAACTTACTTAGTTTATGGAATTCATGCACCCCTGTTGATGCATTGGTTTTTCAATTCCTACAACGAAGCATATTACCTTCTGGCTGACCTTTACCCTAGTGCGATGCCGTTAGCTAATTCAGTGGTCTTATTCAGTTTAACTCTTGGGACCTTGGGATGGATATTATTGATTGCCCTTGGTTACCTTAAATTAGTTCGAAAAAACAGAGAAAATAAAACAATGCAGCCAGACTTTAATTATTCTGATTCTGCTAGTATCTCTTGA
- the endA gene encoding tRNA-intron lyase produces MDKQELDAEKNKDALVPVCAVLTDTVVTVNLSADAEEISAKGYGTTENNKLELTSCEALYLLSKGIIEVKDSKNKEIIVFEDLLKRFQAVDKDAWVRYLIYRDLRSRGYVAREGFGKDIDFRLYERGDYGKGTAKHLIFGIQEGQPVTLEKLARTQRYAQNLKKNLVLAVINRRGEIVYYSLSELNLK; encoded by the coding sequence TTGGATAAGCAGGAGCTTGACGCTGAAAAAAATAAAGATGCTTTGGTTCCAGTTTGTGCTGTGTTAACGGATACTGTTGTCACGGTTAATTTATCTGCAGATGCAGAAGAGATTTCAGCAAAAGGTTATGGCACTACTGAAAACAACAAACTGGAACTGACAAGTTGTGAAGCCCTTTATCTTCTTAGCAAAGGAATTATTGAAGTCAAAGACTCCAAAAACAAAGAAATAATTGTTTTTGAAGATTTGCTGAAACGTTTTCAGGCAGTTGATAAAGACGCGTGGGTTCGATACTTAATTTATAGGGATTTAAGAAGCCGAGGATATGTAGCACGTGAAGGCTTTGGCAAGGACATCGATTTTCGTTTGTATGAGCGAGGAGATTACGGCAAAGGAACTGCCAAGCATTTGATTTTTGGCATACAGGAAGGTCAACCAGTTACCTTAGAGAAACTGGCAAGAACTCAGCGGTATGCTCAGAACTTGAAAAAAAATTTGGTTCTTGCAGTTATTAATCGAAGAGGGGAAATTGTTTACTATTCCCTTTCAGAACTTAACTTAAAATAG
- a CDS encoding 3-isopropylmalate dehydratase large subunit, whose translation MNIIEKILARASNKNEVVPGEIVEANIDVAMTHDLTGPLAIQSFKEIGAKKVWNTDKIVVILDHLVPASSVISAGLHNTVRDFVNEQGIKNFYDVGRGGVCHQVMPEKGHVRPGEVIVGSDSHTCTYGAFGAFATGIGSTEMAAVFTTGKLWFRVPEVIKVDVTGNFQNLVSAKDLTLKVVGEIGADGAIYKGLEFTGQTIRDLTIDGRMVLSNMAVEMGAKAGLIEPDQKTMDYVNARTEMPFTPQKSDADATYEKVVDIDVNNLEPQVAVPHSVDNVKPVSEVEGTELNQGFIGSCTNGRLEDLREAAKILKGKQIAKTIRLIVIPASQEIYLNAVQEGLVKTFMESGATVANPNCGPCLGGHMGIMTDGEACISTSNRNFIGRMGSTKSYVYLASPATVAASAITGKITDPTK comes from the coding sequence ATGAACATTATCGAAAAAATCTTAGCAAGAGCCTCAAACAAAAACGAGGTAGTTCCAGGAGAAATAGTGGAAGCTAACATCGACGTGGCCATGACCCACGACTTGACTGGACCATTAGCTATTCAATCATTCAAAGAAATTGGAGCAAAAAAAGTTTGGAACACCGACAAAATAGTAGTCATATTAGACCATCTGGTTCCAGCAAGCTCAGTAATTTCTGCAGGTTTGCACAACACCGTGCGAGATTTTGTTAATGAACAAGGAATCAAAAACTTCTACGATGTAGGGCGAGGTGGGGTATGCCACCAAGTAATGCCTGAAAAAGGGCATGTTCGACCCGGAGAAGTAATCGTTGGTTCTGATTCTCACACATGCACTTACGGAGCCTTCGGAGCTTTCGCAACTGGAATCGGCTCTACAGAGATGGCTGCAGTTTTCACAACAGGTAAACTGTGGTTTAGAGTCCCCGAAGTCATCAAAGTTGATGTAACTGGTAACTTCCAGAATTTAGTTTCAGCAAAAGACCTAACCCTAAAAGTAGTCGGCGAAATTGGAGCAGATGGTGCAATCTATAAAGGATTAGAATTTACTGGTCAAACCATACGTGACCTGACCATCGACGGCAGAATGGTTCTGTCCAACATGGCCGTAGAAATGGGAGCCAAAGCAGGATTAATCGAACCCGACCAAAAAACCATGGATTACGTTAACGCCCGAACTGAAATGCCCTTTACCCCCCAGAAAAGTGACGCCGACGCAACCTACGAAAAAGTAGTAGACATTGACGTTAACAACTTGGAGCCACAGGTAGCAGTTCCACACTCTGTAGATAACGTTAAGCCTGTCTCTGAAGTGGAAGGCACCGAACTAAACCAAGGCTTCATTGGTTCCTGCACTAACGGTCGATTAGAGGACTTGCGAGAAGCTGCAAAAATCTTGAAAGGCAAACAAATCGCCAAAACCATTCGGTTAATTGTAATTCCTGCCTCTCAAGAAATTTATTTAAACGCAGTACAAGAAGGTTTAGTCAAAACCTTCATGGAATCTGGAGCCACTGTGGCAAACCCCAACTGTGGACCCTGCTTAGGTGGACATATGGGAATAATGACCGACGGCGAAGCATGCATAAGCACCTCAAACCGAAACTTCATCGGACGAATGGGAAGCACCAAATCTTACGTTTATTTGGCTTCTCCTGCAACTGTTGCAGCTTCAGCAATTACCGGAAAAATAACTGACCCAACAAAATAG
- a CDS encoding 3-isopropylmalate dehydratase small subunit, which yields MAINGKAIKFGDNIDTDVILPGPYLVHTNPYELAKHAMEGLDSEFPQKASGGVIVVGAKNFGCGSSREQAPIALKYAGVKCVLAESFARIFYRNAITIGLPVLVCKDVSTKVNEGDELTVNLQTGKVENLTNGAVLQATKLPEFIMGILDDGGLIKHLKRSIKQ from the coding sequence TTGGCAATAAACGGAAAAGCAATCAAATTCGGAGACAACATCGACACAGACGTAATTCTGCCTGGACCTTACCTAGTTCACACAAACCCCTACGAACTAGCAAAACATGCAATGGAAGGCTTAGACTCAGAGTTCCCACAAAAAGCCTCTGGAGGCGTAATTGTTGTGGGAGCCAAAAACTTTGGATGTGGTTCAAGCCGTGAGCAAGCCCCCATTGCATTAAAGTATGCAGGGGTAAAATGCGTGTTGGCAGAATCCTTTGCCCGTATATTCTATCGAAACGCCATTACTATAGGCTTACCTGTGTTAGTGTGCAAAGACGTTTCAACCAAAGTGAACGAAGGCGACGAATTAACAGTTAATCTGCAAACAGGCAAAGTTGAAAACTTAACCAACGGCGCTGTATTGCAAGCCACCAAATTGCCCGAATTTATCATGGGAATCTTAGACGATGGCGGATTAATCAAACACCTGAAAAGGAGCATAAAACAATGA
- a CDS encoding tyrosine-type recombinase/integrase: MKKDGYAESTIKSTSKRLRMMNKHNVNLDNPDSVKEYLASKESSNGYKEVICDAYARYVKYNGLEWTRPRYQRDDQPPYVPTEEEVEILIANSGPKYALLLSLIRDTGMRPIEVERATVKWFDLERGSVNVQTAKHGRGRTLELKPRTLAMLKAFIARRRLSLNDRIFGKVKTMRGVLKEIKERTAHKLQRPELLRISLYSLRHYFATMTYHRTKDILYTQQKMGHRNLKNTLIYTHLVNFKSDEYSAKVAETVQEACKLIEAGFEYVTTIDKIKLFRKRK, translated from the coding sequence ATGAAAAAAGACGGCTACGCAGAATCGACGATTAAATCCACAAGCAAACGATTGCGGATGATGAACAAACATAACGTAAACCTTGACAACCCTGATTCGGTCAAAGAATATTTAGCATCCAAAGAATCAAGCAACGGATACAAAGAAGTAATCTGCGACGCTTACGCTAGATACGTCAAATATAACGGATTAGAATGGACAAGACCCCGATACCAGCGGGACGATCAGCCACCTTATGTTCCCACCGAAGAAGAAGTAGAAATTCTCATAGCCAATTCGGGACCAAAATATGCGCTGCTTTTGAGTTTAATTCGTGACACGGGAATGCGACCAATCGAAGTTGAAAGAGCTACGGTAAAATGGTTCGATTTGGAACGGGGCTCAGTAAATGTTCAAACCGCTAAACACGGTCGAGGCAGAACACTAGAACTGAAGCCGCGAACATTAGCGATGCTAAAAGCATTCATCGCAAGGCGACGATTAAGTTTGAATGACAGAATTTTTGGCAAAGTAAAGACCATGCGCGGCGTATTAAAAGAAATTAAAGAAAGAACAGCACACAAACTTCAAAGACCCGAATTGCTCAGAATATCGCTTTACAGTCTTAGGCACTATTTTGCAACCATGACTTATCATCGAACTAAAGACATCCTGTATACGCAACAAAAAATGGGACACCGCAACCTGAAAAACACCTTAATTTACACCCATCTAGTTAACTTCAAATCAGACGAATACTCCGCGAAAGTTGCCGAAACCGTTCAAGAAGCATGCAAATTAATCGAAGCAGGATTTGAATACGTAACAACAATTGATAAAATTAAATTATTCAGAAAAAGGAAGTAA
- a CDS encoding DUF5343 domain-containing protein, with translation MAEIPYTNLAGKIPEYFDKFQEVGIPEKVNYKWLESIGFKSSNDRYIVKVLKHMNFIDDSGVPTERWQNLKNPPLVATIIADGIRDAYADLFNTYDDAYRKDREALYAYFSSTTGKAKSTVELMINTFTNLCALANFEEKIVHKKENNEKKPPKIGFSDVQINSGFVTPEVHINIQLHLPPTDNQDVYDSLFKSLRKHLFPGKD, from the coding sequence TTGGCAGAAATCCCATATACAAATCTTGCTGGGAAAATTCCAGAATATTTCGACAAATTTCAAGAAGTTGGAATTCCTGAAAAAGTCAATTATAAGTGGTTGGAATCAATTGGATTTAAAAGTAGTAACGATCGATACATTGTCAAAGTTCTAAAACATATGAATTTTATTGATGATTCAGGAGTACCTACAGAACGATGGCAAAATCTTAAGAATCCACCTTTGGTCGCTACAATTATTGCAGATGGGATTCGAGATGCATATGCTGATTTATTTAACACGTATGACGATGCATATCGAAAAGATCGTGAAGCACTTTATGCATATTTCAGCTCAACTACAGGTAAAGCAAAATCGACAGTAGAATTAATGATTAATACATTTACTAATCTATGCGCACTAGCAAATTTTGAGGAAAAAATAGTTCACAAAAAGGAAAATAATGAAAAAAAACCGCCCAAAATAGGATTTTCAGATGTACAAATTAATTCTGGGTTTGTAACTCCTGAAGTTCACATTAACATTCAGCTTCATCTACCACCTACAGACAATCAAGATGTTTATGATAGCCTTTTCAAATCGTTAAGAAAACATTTGTTTCCTGGTAAGGATTAA
- a CDS encoding histidine--tRNA ligase: protein MFKTVRGMRDLLPVDAQKMRYVEQVTRYVSKLYGYEEIITPVLESYELLAAKTSEEIRERMYKFEDLGGRQVAMRPEFTASVARLVVNKLKNEPKPMRLFSTGSLYRYDEPQYGRFREFWQANYELFGSTRPEADAEILMLTNNVLKNLGLKNYRFKVGHTGILRGILTQEGLDEQQQNNVRQLLDKKEWNNALAVAEQAGVSKKGLAVLQSILQMAGEDPWEDLVQIRNTVQDYITAVEAVDNLQKIIELVKDSGEQLEIQVEAGFARGLEYYTGMIFESYVPDLDIAIGGGGRYDKLIELFGGEPIPAVGVAQGIDRIVLALTKQNASPEKQKQKTVVVIAVKPECMGKALEISSNLRNNGAFVEVAVMGRSIRSALSDANRRNAGYAVIVGPKELEENNVVIKDMKNEKQRTVSINSLVQEILAESE, encoded by the coding sequence GTGTTCAAAACTGTTCGCGGAATGAGAGACCTACTGCCAGTTGACGCACAGAAGATGCGTTATGTTGAGCAGGTTACAAGGTATGTTTCCAAACTTTATGGCTACGAAGAAATAATCACTCCAGTTTTGGAATCTTATGAGTTGTTAGCAGCCAAAACCAGTGAAGAAATCCGCGAAAGAATGTACAAATTTGAAGACCTTGGGGGCAGACAAGTTGCCATGCGTCCAGAATTTACTGCTTCTGTTGCCCGATTGGTAGTTAATAAACTTAAAAATGAACCCAAACCCATGCGGTTGTTCAGCACTGGAAGTCTTTACCGCTATGACGAACCCCAGTATGGACGGTTCCGGGAATTTTGGCAAGCCAACTATGAACTGTTTGGTTCAACCCGACCTGAAGCAGATGCTGAAATTTTGATGCTAACAAATAATGTTCTCAAAAATTTGGGACTAAAAAATTATCGATTCAAAGTTGGTCACACTGGAATCCTCAGGGGAATATTAACCCAAGAAGGACTAGATGAACAACAACAAAACAATGTTAGGCAACTGTTAGATAAAAAAGAGTGGAATAACGCTCTCGCTGTTGCTGAACAAGCAGGTGTTTCAAAAAAAGGTTTAGCGGTTTTGCAGAGTATTCTTCAAATGGCGGGTGAAGATCCCTGGGAAGATTTGGTGCAAATCAGAAATACAGTTCAGGATTACATTACCGCGGTTGAGGCTGTGGATAACTTGCAAAAAATAATTGAACTCGTAAAAGACAGCGGTGAACAACTAGAAATACAAGTAGAAGCAGGCTTCGCCCGAGGGCTAGAATATTACACTGGAATGATTTTTGAGTCATACGTCCCGGATCTAGACATCGCCATCGGTGGCGGTGGACGCTATGACAAACTTATTGAACTCTTCGGTGGCGAACCAATCCCTGCAGTTGGTGTTGCCCAAGGAATTGACAGAATCGTTCTGGCACTAACAAAACAAAATGCATCCCCAGAAAAGCAAAAACAAAAGACAGTTGTGGTCATCGCAGTTAAACCCGAATGCATGGGTAAAGCTTTAGAAATTTCTTCAAATCTCAGAAATAATGGAGCATTTGTTGAAGTTGCAGTTATGGGGCGCAGCATCAGAAGTGCATTATCAGATGCAAACAGAAGAAACGCAGGTTATGCTGTCATTGTTGGACCAAAAGAACTTGAAGAAAACAATGTAGTTATAAAAGATATGAAAAACGAAAAGCAGCGAACGGTTTCAATTAACAGTTTAGTTCAAGAGATACTAGCAGAATCAGAATAA